A part of Rickettsia canadensis str. McKiel genomic DNA contains:
- the pgeF gene encoding peptidoglycan editing factor PgeF, whose amino-acid sequence MEGLINGSVYYKIFDKTFNNSSHRYIKKNNSINETEIVENKKSITTYFKAQDILILNQVHGNQIVNADDFIIAVPEADGSITTKKNLVLAVQSADCVPVLLASGDGKIIGAAHAGWKGSINNIISNIVTQMTEKGANNLIAVIGPAIAQSSYEVDNEYYKTFLSKDINNKQFFINSKRENNYMFDLPAFVQLKLKEVGVKNIKNIGEDTYTNPLKYPSRRRAFHLQEPYNENILSAIVIK is encoded by the coding sequence ATGGAAGGATTAATAAACGGATCAGTTTATTATAAAATTTTTGATAAAACATTCAATAATTCTAGTCATAGATATATAAAAAAAAATAACTCTATAAATGAAACGGAAATAGTTGAAAACAAAAAATCTATTACTACTTATTTTAAAGCACAAGATATTTTAATTTTAAACCAAGTGCATGGCAACCAAATTGTTAATGCTGATGATTTCATAATTGCTGTACCTGAGGCAGATGGAAGCATTACAACTAAGAAAAATTTAGTATTAGCGGTACAATCGGCAGATTGTGTACCGGTACTACTTGCAAGCGGTGACGGTAAAATAATCGGAGCAGCACATGCGGGTTGGAAAGGAAGTATAAATAATATTATTAGTAATATAGTTACTCAAATGACAGAAAAAGGAGCAAACAATTTAATAGCAGTGATAGGTCCTGCTATAGCTCAAAGTTCATATGAAGTTGATAATGAATATTATAAAACTTTCTTAAGTAAGGATATTAACAATAAACAATTTTTTATAAACTCAAAAAGAGAAAACAATTATATGTTTGATTTACCAGCTTTTGTACAGTTAAAGCTTAAAGAAGTAGGGGTTAAAAACATAAAAAATATTGGTGAAGATACTTACACAAATCCGTTAAAATATCCAAGCAGAAGACGCGCGTTTCATTTGCAAGAACCTTATAATGAGAATATATTATCAGCAATTGTAATAAAATAA
- the tlc4 gene encoding NTP/NDP exchange transporter Tlc4 has product MTINLNNIENSSSKINIHLSKLIDYIWPIKRREVSKFLFITLLMFCILFIQNLIRALKDSIVTTMIGAETISFLKFWGVMPSAFLMTAIYVKLVNRIKAENIFYLIISIFLAFFALFAYIIFPNHEILHLSPVTIHNLTVSVPNLKWFILLLSKWSFSLFYIIAELWPNVVFALLFWQFVNNITTVEESKRFYPLFGLFSQTGIYFAGQFLENLSNINEYITNKFALHSSFHTLSIQIILSIVLILGIIAIKTFWLLNHKVLDKEHMVLLKFKVKKKSMTIAESVQMILSSRHIRLIATLLICYGVAINLVEGPWKAAATKIYKTPTEYAAFIGSYLSYTGVFTILFVVLGSNIVRRLGWFTAAVITPLIVFITGILFFTVNNFEGFAALMIANFILTDPALIAITIGAIQNVLSKSSKYTLFDSTKEMAYVPLDLEIKIKGKAAADVIGTKLGKSGSAFLQSLVFIMLPYTSYQSISICLMIIFIMTCLTWLWATKELNKEYKNSIKISQ; this is encoded by the coding sequence ATGACGATTAACCTCAATAATATAGAAAACTCTTCCTCTAAAATCAATATTCATCTTTCAAAACTTATCGATTATATCTGGCCTATAAAACGCCGCGAAGTTTCTAAATTTTTATTTATTACCCTATTAATGTTCTGTATTTTATTTATCCAAAATTTAATCAGAGCTTTAAAAGATAGTATTGTTACCACTATGATCGGTGCTGAGACTATCTCGTTTTTAAAATTTTGGGGAGTAATGCCATCTGCTTTCTTAATGACTGCTATCTATGTAAAGCTTGTTAATAGGATAAAAGCAGAAAATATATTTTACCTTATTATATCAATTTTTTTGGCATTCTTTGCTTTATTTGCTTATATTATTTTCCCAAATCATGAAATATTACATTTAAGCCCTGTCACCATTCACAATTTAACAGTCAGTGTACCTAATTTAAAATGGTTTATATTGCTTTTATCAAAGTGGAGTTTTTCTCTATTTTATATAATAGCTGAATTATGGCCAAATGTAGTTTTTGCATTACTTTTTTGGCAGTTTGTTAATAATATTACTACAGTTGAAGAATCTAAAAGATTTTATCCGTTATTCGGTTTATTTAGTCAAACAGGCATTTATTTTGCAGGACAATTTTTAGAAAATCTAAGTAATATTAATGAATATATAACTAATAAATTTGCATTACACTCGTCTTTTCATACGCTTTCTATACAAATTATACTAAGCATAGTATTAATTTTAGGTATAATAGCTATTAAAACTTTTTGGCTGCTTAATCATAAAGTACTAGATAAAGAGCATATGGTATTACTCAAGTTTAAAGTAAAGAAAAAATCAATGACGATTGCTGAAAGTGTGCAGATGATTCTCTCTTCAAGACATATCAGATTAATCGCAACTTTACTAATTTGCTACGGCGTTGCAATAAATTTAGTCGAAGGTCCTTGGAAAGCAGCAGCTACTAAAATTTATAAAACTCCAACAGAATATGCTGCTTTTATAGGAAGTTATTTAAGTTATACCGGTGTATTTACTATTTTATTTGTCGTGCTTGGTTCAAATATAGTTAGAAGACTTGGCTGGTTTACGGCGGCTGTTATTACACCTTTAATAGTATTTATTACCGGTATATTATTTTTTACAGTTAATAATTTTGAAGGATTTGCAGCTCTCATGATAGCAAACTTTATTCTAACTGACCCTGCTTTAATTGCTATAACAATCGGTGCTATTCAAAATGTGCTTAGTAAATCAAGCAAATATACCTTATTTGATTCAACAAAAGAAATGGCTTATGTTCCTTTAGATCTGGAAATAAAAATAAAAGGTAAAGCCGCTGCTGATGTAATCGGTACAAAACTCGGTAAATCAGGTAGTGCATTTTTACAATCCTTAGTATTTATAATGTTACCTTACACTAGTTATCAATCTATTTCCATCTGTTTAATGATTATATTTATAATGACTTGCTTAACCTGGCTTTGGGCAACTAAAGAACTCAATAAAGAATATAAAAATTCTATTAAAATTTCGCAGTAA
- a CDS encoding helix-turn-helix domain-containing protein, with amino-acid sequence MGRKNDIIQKIDSFIGKKIYSLRLAKGLSRQQLAEVIDVTHQQLQKYEKAINRISVGRLVLIAEALDRNIDYFFEGLEEANKPQPVHTQHQRMCIEVSRNFMKINSTEEQQAINNLVKCLAGKEKLKAKS; translated from the coding sequence ATGGGTAGAAAAAACGATATTATACAAAAAATCGATAGTTTTATCGGCAAGAAAATTTATTCTTTAAGACTCGCTAAGGGTTTGTCTCGTCAACAACTTGCTGAAGTAATTGATGTGACGCATCAACAATTACAAAAATACGAAAAAGCAATTAATAGAATTTCTGTAGGACGGCTAGTACTAATCGCAGAAGCTTTAGATAGAAATATTGATTATTTCTTTGAAGGTTTAGAAGAAGCTAATAAACCTCAACCTGTACATACTCAACATCAACGTATGTGCATTGAAGTTTCAAGAAATTTTATGAAAATTAATAGTACGGAAGAACAACAAGCCATTAATAATTTAGTAAAATGTTTAGCTGGAAAAGAAAAGCTAAAAGCTAAAAGCTAA
- the ppdK gene encoding pyruvate, phosphate dikinase, translated as MKKLIYYFGSNGSDGNASMKNILGNKGAGLAEMSNLKLPIPDGFTITTELCNYFYTHNNNFPKNFQSDLKKAITELEITTGKIFGSTSNPLLLSVRSGAMVSMPGMMDTILNLGMNNEVCNALANSCGNKRFALDSYKRFLEMYGSTVLSIPSDLFEQIYEKHKIQADIYKNSDITIELLEKIIDDFKRLHIKYNKQLINDPYEQLESAIKAVLHSWMSNRAVIYRKINNISEDCGTAINIQAMVFGNLGKNSATGVAFTRSPSTGEKKLFGEFLINAQGEDIVSGTRTPMPIIAADANSMQTMMPKVFKELSQIAKKLEEHYLDMQDIEFTIENNKLYILQTRTAKRTAIAAINIAVQMVEEKLISKEQALMRIDPESLNQLLHTRIDYSKGITSIAEGLPASPGAATGIVVFSPYDAEKLSHHHKVILVRHNTSPEDINGMYVSSGILTIRGGMTSHAAVVARGIGKPCVCGTSNLSIDEKKQILTAGNIVIKQGDIITIDGGSGKVFLGEMPLIQPTFSEESKLILDWADEISSLKVRANAETVNDALVSIKFGAQGIGLCRSEHMFFDKNKIPLVREMIIAPDIERRKLAVQKLLPLQTEDFKALFRVMNGKPVNIRLLDPPLHEFLPTTEEEKKNLANSLNLPLFMINQRLHAMHEVNPMLGHRGCRLGICSPEIYQMQIEAIFTAIFELHTQEHIKCNLELMIPFISNVGEIKKLKMDIYEVIEELEQRYSYKFAFTLGTMIELPRAALSSKKIAEEVDYFSFGTNDLTQTTYGISRDDITSFLPYYLQEKIFDSDPFTNLDEEGVGELIEIAIKRGKSSNANLKLGACGEHAGNPVSIEFFHRVNLNYVSCSPYRIPIARIAAAQAKIKHG; from the coding sequence ATGAAAAAATTAATTTATTATTTTGGCAGTAATGGTAGTGATGGAAATGCTAGCATGAAAAATATACTTGGTAACAAAGGTGCCGGTCTTGCCGAAATGTCTAACCTAAAATTACCTATTCCCGATGGTTTTACAATAACTACGGAGCTATGTAATTACTTTTATACCCACAATAATAACTTTCCTAAAAATTTTCAAAGTGACTTAAAAAAAGCTATAACCGAGCTTGAAATAACTACCGGTAAAATTTTCGGCAGCACAAGCAATCCTTTGTTATTATCGGTGCGATCGGGTGCTATGGTTTCAATGCCTGGAATGATGGATACTATCCTTAATCTTGGAATGAATAACGAAGTGTGTAATGCTCTTGCCAATTCCTGTGGTAATAAACGATTTGCTCTTGATAGTTACAAAAGATTTTTAGAAATGTACGGTTCAACGGTATTATCTATACCTAGTGATCTATTTGAACAAATTTACGAAAAACACAAGATTCAAGCTGATATTTATAAAAATAGTGACATTACCATAGAATTATTAGAAAAAATTATTGATGATTTTAAACGGTTACATATTAAGTATAATAAGCAATTAATTAATGACCCTTATGAGCAATTAGAATCGGCAATTAAAGCGGTACTACATTCTTGGATGAGTAATAGAGCTGTGATATACAGAAAAATCAATAATATTTCAGAGGACTGCGGTACGGCTATTAATATCCAAGCAATGGTTTTCGGCAATTTAGGTAAAAATTCAGCTACAGGAGTTGCTTTTACTAGGTCGCCTTCTACAGGAGAAAAAAAGCTCTTTGGAGAGTTTTTGATAAATGCTCAAGGTGAAGACATAGTATCGGGAACTAGAACACCTATGCCTATTATTGCAGCCGATGCAAATTCTATGCAAACAATGATGCCAAAAGTTTTTAAGGAATTATCACAAATTGCGAAAAAGCTTGAAGAACATTACTTAGATATGCAGGATATAGAATTTACCATAGAAAATAATAAGCTATATATCTTGCAAACACGTACCGCAAAAAGAACAGCCATTGCTGCTATTAATATTGCTGTACAAATGGTGGAAGAAAAGCTTATTTCTAAAGAACAAGCCTTAATGCGAATAGATCCGGAATCATTAAATCAATTATTACATACAAGAATTGATTATAGTAAGGGGATTACTTCTATTGCCGAGGGGCTTCCTGCTTCTCCAGGTGCTGCAACGGGTATTGTAGTATTCTCACCTTATGATGCCGAAAAATTATCTCATCATCATAAAGTAATTTTAGTACGCCATAATACCAGTCCCGAAGATATTAATGGAATGTATGTTTCTTCAGGTATTTTAACTATTAGAGGGGGAATGACTTCACATGCCGCAGTTGTGGCCAGAGGTATTGGAAAACCTTGCGTTTGCGGCACAAGTAATTTATCTATAGATGAGAAAAAGCAAATACTAACAGCAGGCAACATAGTTATTAAACAAGGTGATATTATAACAATTGACGGAGGTAGCGGTAAAGTCTTCTTAGGTGAAATGCCGTTAATTCAGCCTACTTTCAGTGAGGAATCAAAGTTAATTTTAGATTGGGCAGATGAAATTAGCAGCTTAAAAGTTCGTGCAAATGCTGAAACGGTTAATGATGCTTTAGTATCTATAAAGTTTGGGGCTCAAGGTATAGGTTTGTGTCGTAGCGAGCATATGTTTTTTGATAAAAATAAAATTCCTTTAGTAAGGGAAATGATTATTGCTCCCGATATAGAACGACGAAAGCTTGCCGTGCAGAAATTATTACCTCTGCAAACTGAGGATTTTAAGGCCTTATTTAGAGTAATGAATGGAAAACCGGTAAATATTAGATTACTTGATCCACCGTTGCATGAGTTTTTACCTACCACCGAAGAAGAGAAAAAGAATTTGGCAAATAGCTTAAATTTACCTTTATTCATGATTAATCAGCGCCTTCATGCTATGCATGAAGTAAATCCTATGCTTGGTCATCGTGGATGTAGACTTGGTATATGTTCACCAGAAATTTACCAAATGCAAATAGAAGCAATTTTTACAGCTATTTTTGAGCTACATACACAAGAACATATAAAATGTAATTTAGAGTTAATGATTCCTTTCATTAGCAATGTAGGTGAAATAAAAAAGCTTAAAATGGATATTTATGAGGTAATAGAAGAATTAGAGCAACGTTATAGTTATAAGTTTGCCTTTACGCTCGGTACTATGATAGAACTACCAAGAGCAGCACTTAGCAGTAAGAAAATAGCTGAGGAAGTTGACTATTTTAGTTTTGGTACTAATGATTTAACTCAAACTACATACGGAATTTCTAGAGATGATATTACTTCTTTCCTTCCATATTATTTACAAGAAAAGATTTTTGATTCCGATCCGTTTACTAACCTCGATGAAGAAGGAGTAGGAGAACTAATTGAAATTGCTATAAAACGAGGAAAAAGCAGTAATGCTAATTTAAAACTAGGAGCTTGTGGAGAACATGCAGGAAATCCTGTCTCTATAGAATTTTTCCATAGGGTGAATTTAAACTATGTTTCTTGCTCTCCATACCGAATCCCTATAGCAAGAATCGCCGCAGCACAAGCTAAAATTAAACATGGGTAA
- a CDS encoding glutamine synthetase family protein translates to MKIPYINYNSFINSLSGHLQKNKQLEKIISQFYQDYNLIPIIGVEIEFYLSHNIDIAKFEILLSKYLARFKIPKMKKEKGNNQFEIDLPPSANLIQYIKNILEVKTILKKMAQQLNGYIDFSPKPFLDDYGNSMHFHINFNSKFNDYYIILAAQGLCHYMLDTLLAFMPSTIDYSRINKNFMAPTHISYGGNNRSVAVRIPNSFPQRVEHRLSSPETDPYIAIFIILKSILLALKSPNSLQKIEKIYGNAFDPQYNLTPLPTSSHESFMLFNPEFFK, encoded by the coding sequence ATGAAAATACCCTATATTAATTATAATAGTTTTATTAATAGTTTATCTGGCCATTTACAAAAAAATAAACAGCTAGAAAAAATAATATCACAATTTTACCAAGACTATAATCTAATTCCTATTATAGGCGTAGAAATAGAGTTTTATTTAAGTCACAATATTGATATAGCTAAATTTGAAATACTTTTAAGCAAATACTTAGCTAGATTTAAAATTCCTAAAATGAAAAAAGAAAAAGGTAATAACCAATTTGAAATAGACCTACCTCCTTCTGCAAACTTAATACAATATATAAAAAATATATTAGAGGTTAAAACTATTTTAAAAAAAATGGCACAGCAGTTAAACGGTTATATAGATTTTTCTCCTAAGCCGTTTTTAGATGATTATGGTAATAGTATGCATTTTCATATTAATTTTAATTCTAAGTTCAATGATTATTACATAATTTTAGCAGCACAAGGGCTATGTCACTATATGTTAGACACCCTACTCGCTTTTATGCCAAGCACTATAGATTATTCACGGATAAATAAAAATTTTATGGCTCCTACGCATATATCGTATGGTGGAAATAATAGAAGTGTAGCCGTACGAATTCCAAATTCTTTTCCTCAACGTGTAGAACATCGCTTGTCTTCTCCTGAAACTGATCCGTATATAGCAATTTTCATTATTTTAAAATCAATATTATTGGCTTTAAAATCTCCAAATTCGCTCCAAAAAATAGAAAAAATTTATGGAAACGCTTTTGACCCGCAATATAATTTAACTCCATTACCGACATCATCTCATGAGAGCTTTATGTTATTTAACCCGGAATTTTTTAAATAA
- a CDS encoding glutathione S-transferase family protein, translating to MRKLYHYPICPLSRQARVFLKELEIEFTTIKEDYWQFNKDFLQINPSGTLPVLEESYGLFVIGIYPFVEYLNSKYPNFNFLDENIDICTEIRRLFFWFNDKFYREVTKIIIDEKVIRSIAKISSPRTEFLRAAKNNLNYHLEYITSLLEKRSYIVSDSLTIADIAASCHLSVLDYFGEIFWDKWTLIKHWYSLIKSRPSFRLLLQDRIPGFTPPSYYIDLDF from the coding sequence ATGAGAAAGTTATATCATTATCCTATTTGTCCTCTTTCAAGACAAGCTCGTGTCTTCTTAAAAGAATTAGAGATAGAATTTACTACGATTAAAGAAGATTATTGGCAATTTAATAAAGATTTCTTACAAATAAACCCATCTGGAACTTTACCTGTTTTAGAAGAATCATACGGCTTATTCGTAATAGGAATTTATCCTTTTGTCGAATATCTTAATAGCAAATATCCGAATTTTAATTTTTTAGATGAAAATATTGATATTTGTACCGAAATTAGACGATTATTTTTTTGGTTTAACGATAAGTTTTATCGTGAAGTTACTAAAATTATTATCGACGAAAAAGTTATAAGATCAATTGCTAAAATTAGCAGTCCGCGAACCGAGTTTTTACGTGCCGCGAAAAATAATTTAAACTATCATTTAGAATATATAACTTCTTTACTAGAAAAAAGAAGCTATATTGTATCGGATTCACTAACTATTGCCGATATTGCCGCAAGCTGTCACTTATCGGTACTCGATTATTTTGGTGAGATTTTTTGGGATAAATGGACGCTTATCAAACATTGGTACTCTCTAATAAAATCAAGACCCTCTTTTAGATTATTATTACAAGATAGAATCCCGGGTTTTACCCCTCCGAGCTATTATATAGATTTAGATTTTTGA
- a CDS encoding Sca4 family spreading effector: protein MSKDGNPDTSEFDPLANREFTEEEKQQQAKQEQEFFSQTTLDVADDGLIITAASSTQSTSSISALSGSILADGQTLDPITEAIRKDILEKQRDILREYFINTNPELAAQIAKEEEDKRLRAFLSNPDHRGLIDKAFEDSETKKKLEAAEIQGYRNVFSIYSAENYKGGFKPIQWKNQVSASSLRTTVVENDAGDVLCTLNETTHNTKPFIVAKQDGTQVQVSSYREIDFPIKLDKADGSMHLSMVALKADGTKPSKNKAVYFTAHYEEGPNGKPLLKEISSPQPLKFAGDGPDAVAYIEHGGEIYTLAVTRGKYNEMMKEVELNKGQAIDLSQTIAEDLTKVQGRAQEIPQPIITPNQGLKSSIAKPTATQTTQMLQPQQEESSGIPNLVLNAVTVLSGSMHDLLNYVNAGLTKEIEGNKQIDLIKEACAAILNNEKSDLVAKQAHVITLAENMVNNKDLVPDVKVAGVCSILEIIKSDNALSNPEKSKMLEAIVAIALNSENLESKYKLHIVEKAGDLGLGLNDANARANTIDGITNAVIKSNLSTEDKETMLMAVGDKVNTAQLSNTEKQKLLGSVLKIGVEAAVLSEEQQQLMRQNLDKITVEQEKESKVAAVLSVLVDPAFNTIAKTKEIQDITTKVLDAPVKAEVKGHIIEGITKTIAESSLDAKDKTDIVQGVGETITSHSNTFLTYKVTIMDFAEQGIAEGKTDLPVRELMTKGLVEGVYESKADPEITSAITKAVSNGIDNSTSVLEDKPALKDAALEAVLDRETQNLNKDLSQTVEQTKPRDDIYNKYAVSEEEVVQKTSSILSDISKLAVEKVNNFRAMLSPNGNLNTLEAKRAKSEQEISKIVNAYKAIDEKYKVQYEQQQGSYNNTKELEEKKLFIENLKLEDKVKIKLISTLIQNEAQNKKKGTVNNITMLTENRTKLEAKVAIQDKSKLGYDAQLKPRKNTGRVH, encoded by the coding sequence ATGAGTAAAGATGGTAACCCGGATACAAGTGAATTTGATCCTTTAGCAAATAGAGAATTTACAGAAGAAGAAAAGCAACAACAAGCAAAACAAGAACAAGAATTTTTTTCTCAAACTACACTAGATGTAGCTGATGATGGTTTGATCATTACTGCTGCATCTTCTACTCAATCTACTTCTTCAATTAGTGCTTTATCGGGAAGTATATTGGCTGACGGTCAAACATTAGACCCAATAACCGAAGCAATTAGAAAAGATATTCTAGAGAAACAAAGAGATATATTAAGAGAATATTTTATCAATACAAATCCAGAATTAGCTGCACAAATAGCAAAGGAAGAAGAAGATAAAAGATTACGTGCTTTTTTAAGTAATCCGGATCATCGAGGGTTGATTGATAAAGCTTTTGAAGATTCAGAAACTAAAAAGAAGCTAGAAGCAGCAGAAATACAAGGTTATAGAAATGTTTTCTCAATATATAGTGCTGAAAATTATAAAGGTGGATTCAAACCAATACAGTGGAAAAATCAAGTCAGTGCAAGCAGTCTTAGAACAACAGTAGTTGAAAATGATGCAGGTGATGTACTCTGTACCTTAAATGAAACGACCCATAACACTAAACCTTTTATCGTAGCTAAACAAGACGGTACTCAGGTTCAGGTTAGTTCATATAGAGAAATAGATTTTCCTATAAAACTTGATAAAGCCGATGGGTCGATGCATCTATCGATGGTCGCATTAAAAGCTGATGGTACCAAACCCTCTAAAAATAAAGCAGTATATTTCACTGCTCACTATGAAGAAGGACCAAATGGTAAACCTCTACTTAAAGAAATAAGCTCACCACAGCCTTTAAAATTTGCCGGAGACGGACCGGATGCGGTAGCTTATATTGAACATGGAGGCGAAATTTATACACTTGCGGTAACACGTGGTAAATATAACGAAATGATGAAAGAGGTAGAGCTAAACAAAGGGCAAGCGATTGATTTATCACAAACTATAGCTGAAGATTTAACAAAGGTACAAGGTAGAGCTCAGGAAATACCACAACCAATAATAACTCCAAATCAAGGATTGAAGTCATCTATTGCAAAGCCTACTGCTACTCAAACTACACAAATGTTACAGCCGCAACAAGAAGAATCTTCAGGAATTCCAAATTTGGTACTTAACGCAGTTACAGTTTTATCAGGCAGCATGCACGATTTATTAAATTATGTAAATGCAGGTTTAACAAAAGAAATAGAGGGTAATAAACAAATTGACTTAATTAAAGAAGCATGTGCGGCGATTCTGAACAATGAGAAAAGTGATCTCGTTGCAAAGCAGGCTCATGTCATTACTTTAGCTGAAAATATGGTCAATAATAAAGATCTTGTACCGGACGTAAAAGTAGCGGGTGTATGCAGTATATTAGAAATTATAAAAAGTGATAATGCTTTATCAAATCCCGAAAAATCAAAAATGCTTGAAGCTATAGTAGCTATTGCTTTAAATTCAGAGAATCTTGAGTCAAAATATAAGCTACACATAGTAGAAAAGGCAGGAGATTTAGGATTAGGGCTTAATGATGCAAATGCTAGAGCTAATACTATTGATGGTATTACAAATGCTGTAATAAAAAGTAACCTTTCTACTGAAGATAAAGAGACAATGCTTATGGCAGTAGGTGATAAGGTTAATACTGCTCAACTAAGTAACACAGAAAAACAAAAATTATTAGGCTCTGTATTAAAGATAGGTGTAGAAGCTGCAGTTCTTAGTGAAGAGCAACAACAATTGATGCGGCAGAATTTAGATAAGATAACAGTGGAACAAGAGAAAGAAAGTAAAGTAGCAGCAGTGCTAAGCGTTTTGGTTGATCCTGCATTTAATACTATTGCTAAAACGAAAGAAATACAAGATATTACTACAAAGGTCTTAGATGCTCCAGTTAAAGCAGAGGTAAAAGGTCACATAATTGAGGGAATTACTAAAACAATTGCAGAAAGCTCACTTGATGCTAAAGATAAAACAGATATTGTTCAAGGGGTAGGTGAGACTATAACTAGCCATAGTAATACATTCTTAACGTATAAAGTCACTATTATGGACTTTGCAGAACAAGGTATTGCAGAAGGTAAGACTGATTTACCTGTTAGAGAGTTAATGACTAAAGGGTTAGTAGAAGGTGTGTATGAAAGCAAAGCAGATCCTGAAATAACTTCTGCAATAACCAAAGCTGTTTCTAACGGGATTGATAATAGTACTAGTGTACTGGAAGATAAACCAGCACTTAAAGATGCAGCGCTTGAAGCAGTGTTAGATAGAGAAACTCAAAATTTAAATAAAGATTTATCTCAAACTGTAGAACAAACTAAACCTCGTGACGATATATATAACAAATATGCAGTTTCAGAAGAAGAAGTTGTACAAAAAACTTCTAGTATATTAAGTGATATTTCAAAGCTTGCAGTTGAGAAAGTCAATAATTTTCGTGCTATGCTTTCTCCAAATGGTAATCTTAATACTCTTGAAGCAAAAAGAGCTAAATCAGAGCAAGAAATTAGTAAAATAGTTAATGCTTATAAAGCTATAGATGAGAAATATAAAGTACAATATGAACAACAACAAGGCAGTTATAATAACACTAAAGAATTAGAAGAGAAAAAATTATTTATTGAAAATTTAAAATTAGAAGATAAAGTAAAAATAAAATTGATTAGTACCTTAATTCAAAATGAAGCACAAAATAAGAAAAAAGGTACCGTTAATAATATAACAATGTTAACAGAAAATCGAACAAAGCTTGAAGCAAAAGTTGCAATTCAAGATAAATCAAAATTAGGTTATGATGCTCAACTAAAACCACGCAAGAATACAGGAAGAGTACATTAA
- a CDS encoding YihY/virulence factor BrkB family protein encodes MRKIFHCLYVALFRTIEDDGVEHSGYMSFMILLSIFPFLVFLLALTSFLGASELGQNFIQIFLESLPEQATESIKKRIQELLSAPPQSLMNLAIVGSVWTASSFVECLRTILNRVYQIKSPPPYIRRRLLSIIQFLIISAVITFTMFLLVVIPIIFMKIPIILETIEKYKIILNVIRYSLILILLFLGSSSLYYILPNVKLNFVDVFPGALLTVILWIISGYLLSTYIVYYNQLNLMYGSLGSIIVTLIFFYIINMIFIYGAEFNYLMKNYENIE; translated from the coding sequence ATGAGAAAAATTTTTCATTGTCTTTATGTAGCCTTATTTAGAACAATAGAAGATGATGGTGTTGAACATTCCGGATATATGTCATTTATGATACTTTTATCTATTTTCCCTTTCCTAGTATTTTTATTAGCTTTGACAAGTTTTTTAGGAGCTTCAGAACTTGGTCAAAATTTTATACAGATTTTTCTAGAAAGTCTTCCTGAACAAGCAACGGAATCAATAAAAAAGAGAATTCAAGAATTACTAAGCGCTCCTCCTCAAAGTTTAATGAATCTTGCCATTGTAGGCAGTGTTTGGACTGCTTCTTCTTTTGTAGAATGTTTAAGAACTATTTTAAATCGTGTATATCAAATAAAATCTCCGCCACCTTATATAAGAAGAAGATTACTTAGTATTATACAGTTTCTTATAATTAGTGCTGTGATTACATTTACTATGTTTCTTTTAGTTGTGATTCCAATAATTTTTATGAAAATTCCGATAATATTAGAGACTATTGAAAAATATAAGATCATTTTAAATGTCATAAGATATTCTTTAATTTTAATTTTATTATTCTTAGGATCTTCGTCTTTGTATTATATATTACCTAATGTAAAACTAAATTTTGTTGATGTATTTCCAGGAGCTTTATTAACTGTGATATTATGGATAATAAGCGGCTATTTGCTTTCAACTTATATAGTCTACTATAATCAATTAAATTTAATGTATGGTTCCCTTGGTAGTATAATAGTTACATTAATATTCTTCTATATTATAAATATGATATTTATCTATGGTGCAGAATTTAATTATCTAATGAAAAATTATGAAAATATAGAGTGA